One Artemia franciscana chromosome 7, ASM3288406v1, whole genome shotgun sequence DNA segment encodes these proteins:
- the LOC136029499 gene encoding uncharacterized protein LOC136029499 yields MNEGFQIVKENMGLQAAPNKRPLEEIEVFTNAKIQCTMKDRLYNCLESASEKWSGRYAKRTESCNQNTFSSYGQNIKCEENGKMYVQLGTMVPVQDSTSYGFAAKRFDSMTYQQRQHYRKQRLSVFNISMFKLKKYRQFSDPCLHRSVLVCNTLRRIENEMEREGLQCLDFQCQQSASFDPVPAQNFYVPPPSPLLGNQNDNEEGDSGISDETSSISWRTVLNMSNGSCLDSVSDIYSSELNASQDVNYSSESSSDESSVDGFSDLQMEWDDFTPNWQSPSNLYSKTY; encoded by the exons ATGAATGAAGGTTTTCAG ATTGTAAAAGAAAACATGGGTCTACAAGCAGCACCTAACAAACGTCCTTTGGAAGAAATCGAAGTCTTCACAAATGCCAAGATTCAGTGCACTATGAAAGATAGACTTTACAACTGTTTAGAAAGCGCAAGTGAGAAATGGTCAGGTAGATATGCTAAACGTACGGAATCATGTAACCAGAATACGTTTAGTAGCTATGGACAAAATATAAAATGCGAAGAAAATGGTAAAATGTATGTACAACTTGGCACCATGGTCCCCGTTCAGGACTCCACCTCCTACGGATTTGCTGCGAAACGCTTTGACTCGATGACATACCAGCAAAGACAACACTATAGAAAACAGAGGCTGTCGGTCTTTAATATATCTATgttcaaacttaaaaagtaCAGACAATTCTCCGATCCTTGCCTTCACAGATCTGTTCTAGTGTGTAACACCCTTAGACGAATAGAAAATGAAATGGAGAGGGAGGGTTTACAGTGTCTAGATTTTCAGTGCCAACAATCAGCAAGTTTTGATCCAGTTCCAGCTCAAAATTTCTACGTACCTCCCCCAAGCCCCTTGCTAGGGAATCAAAATGATAATGAAGAAGGAGATAGTGGAATTAGTGATGAAACTAGTTCGATTAGTTGGAGAACGGTGTTAAATATGTCCAACGGTTCGTGCCTCGACTCAGTATCTGACATATATTCCTCAGAGTTAAACGCTAGCCAAGACGTTAATTATAGCAGTGAATCTTCGTCTGACGAGTCTTCTGTTGACGGTTTTAGTGACCTACAAATGGAGTGGGATGATTTCACGCCAAATTGGCAATCTCCAAGTAACTTGTACTCCAAAACCTATTGA